The Struthio camelus isolate bStrCam1 chromosome 5, bStrCam1.hap1, whole genome shotgun sequence genome has a segment encoding these proteins:
- the TMEM9B gene encoding transmembrane protein 9B has product MAAGGGGWPRLCSLLALAALAGLAAEAKNSEDVRCKCICPPYKDHSGHIYNKNVSQKDCDCLHVVEPMPVPGPDVEAYCLRCECKYEERSSVTIKVTIIIYLSILGLLLLYMVYLTLVEPILKRRLFGHSQLIQSDEDIGDHQPFANAHDVLARSRSRANVLNKVEYAQQRWKLQVQEQRKSVFDRHVVLS; this is encoded by the exons atggcggccggcggcgggggctggcCGCGGCTCTGCTCGCTGCTGGCGCTGGCCGCTCTGGCGGGGCTGGCCGCGGAGGCCAAg aattctgAGGATGTCCGATGTAAATGCATCTGTCCTCCTTACAAAGACCATTCAGGACATATTTACAACAAAAATGTTTCACAGAAAGACTG cgACTGTCTTCATGTGGTTGAGCCTATGCCTGTCCCTGGACCTGATGTAGAAGCGTACTGTTTACGTTGTGAATGCAAATATGAAGAGAGAAGCTCTGTCACAATTAAG GTTACAATCATCATATATCTGTCCATTTTGGGCCTACTTCTTCTGTACATGGTTTACCTTACATTGGTGGAGCCTATACTGAAGAGACGTCTCTTTGGACATTCACAGCTTATACAAAGTGATGAAGACATCGGG GATCACCAGCCTTTTGCAAATGCCCATGATGTGCTGGCTCGTTCTCGGAGCCGTGCCAACGTCTTGAACAAAGTGGAGTATGCCCAACAGCGTTGGAAGTTACAGGTCCAAGAGCAACGCAAATCTGTCTTTGACCGTCATGTTGTGCTGAGTTAA